From Variovorax sp. PMC12, the proteins below share one genomic window:
- a CDS encoding alpha/beta fold hydrolase, producing the protein MNEEEQEARAAIARVDALSTHHDPVHGGVRVRWRRFGTDTSRPPLVLLHGGHGSWMHWLRNAEALSAGRTLWLPDMPGFNESDAPPRVAPGEDSLPPLLDALGGTLDQLIGAGTPIDLGGFSFGGLTAARFAVRRGAIRRLALVGSGGHGTLRRMTVEMINWRSAPDRERERAALLHNLAALMLHDKAAIDALAFEIHDISCHGTRFRSKEVSLSGGLQQAIDTLGVPTLLLWGEFDVTADPRPLVARLVAEGPGREGAVIDGAGHWAQYERADEVNARLLQFLA; encoded by the coding sequence ATGAACGAAGAAGAACAGGAAGCGCGCGCAGCCATCGCGCGCGTCGATGCGCTTTCCACCCATCACGACCCGGTTCACGGCGGCGTGCGCGTGCGCTGGCGCCGCTTCGGCACCGACACCAGCCGGCCGCCGCTCGTGCTGCTGCACGGCGGCCATGGCAGCTGGATGCACTGGCTGCGCAACGCCGAGGCGCTGTCGGCCGGCCGCACCCTGTGGCTGCCCGACATGCCGGGCTTCAACGAATCCGACGCGCCGCCGCGCGTGGCACCCGGCGAAGACTCGCTGCCGCCCTTGCTCGATGCGCTCGGCGGCACGCTCGACCAGTTGATCGGCGCGGGCACGCCCATCGACCTGGGCGGTTTTTCCTTCGGCGGGCTGACGGCGGCGCGCTTTGCCGTGCGGCGCGGCGCCATTCGCCGGCTTGCGCTGGTGGGCAGCGGCGGCCACGGCACGCTGCGGCGCATGACGGTCGAGATGATCAACTGGCGCTCCGCGCCTGACCGCGAACGCGAGCGCGCCGCGCTGCTGCACAACCTGGCCGCGCTGATGCTGCACGACAAGGCCGCCATCGACGCGCTGGCCTTCGAGATCCACGACATCTCCTGCCACGGCACGCGTTTTCGCAGCAAGGAGGTGTCGCTGTCGGGCGGCCTGCAGCAGGCCATCGACACACTGGGCGTGCCCACGCTGCTGCTGTGGGGCGAGTTCGACGTCACCGCCGATCCGCGCCCGCTGGTGGCGCGGCTGGTGGCCGAAGGCCCGGGGCGCGAGGGCGCGGTGATCGACGGCGCCGGGCACTGGGCGCAGTACGAGCGCGCCGACGAGGTCAATGCGCGCTTGCTGCAGTTCCTGGCCTGA
- a CDS encoding Bug family tripartite tricarboxylate transporter substrate binding protein has translation MSGMHAMLHRRRFTAALAASALGTALAPLAARAAAPFPQKGRPIRIVLGLAAGGASDTQARFVALRLAEVLQTPVIVENRPGASFILATEEVIRAAPDGYTFMYAPSSVVAQNPQTLAQVRYDPFKDLTPISLGARGPLVLTVHASVPARTVQELVAYIKANPGKMSYASFGTGTSSHIYGEAFARQAGLDVVHVPYKGGADAAKDFLAGRVQYYFDAAPNAIQNTATGKVRMLAVAAPRRSPMLPDVPTMGEQGVSGVDMPSWLGFYGPARMPAPVVEKLNAALAQVLAMPATREFFRQGAYEAESSSPQQLAELTRATYDQWGDIIRKLGLVKQQQ, from the coding sequence ATGAGCGGCATGCACGCCATGCTTCATCGCCGCCGCTTCACCGCCGCGCTCGCGGCCAGCGCCCTCGGCACGGCACTGGCACCGCTGGCCGCCCGCGCCGCCGCGCCGTTCCCGCAAAAGGGGCGCCCCATCCGCATCGTGCTGGGCCTGGCGGCCGGCGGCGCGTCGGACACGCAGGCGCGCTTCGTCGCGCTCCGGCTGGCCGAAGTGCTGCAGACGCCGGTGATCGTTGAAAACCGGCCGGGCGCGAGCTTCATCCTGGCAACCGAAGAAGTGATCCGCGCCGCGCCCGACGGCTACACCTTCATGTACGCGCCGTCTTCCGTGGTGGCGCAGAACCCGCAGACGCTGGCGCAGGTGCGCTACGACCCGTTCAAGGACCTGACGCCCATCTCGCTCGGCGCGCGCGGCCCGCTGGTGCTGACCGTGCATGCGAGCGTGCCGGCGCGCACGGTGCAGGAACTGGTGGCGTACATCAAGGCCAACCCGGGGAAGATGAGCTACGCCTCCTTCGGCACCGGCACTTCGTCGCACATTTACGGCGAGGCCTTCGCGCGGCAGGCCGGGCTGGACGTGGTGCACGTGCCGTACAAGGGCGGCGCCGATGCCGCGAAAGACTTTCTCGCGGGCCGCGTGCAGTACTACTTCGACGCCGCGCCCAACGCCATCCAGAACACGGCCACCGGCAAGGTGCGGATGCTGGCGGTGGCCGCGCCCAGGCGCAGCCCGATGCTGCCCGACGTGCCCACCATGGGCGAACAGGGCGTGAGCGGCGTGGACATGCCCAGCTGGCTCGGCTTCTACGGGCCGGCGCGCATGCCGGCGCCGGTGGTCGAAAAGCTCAACGCCGCGCTCGCGCAGGTGCTGGCGATGCCGGCCACGCGCGAGTTCTTCCGCCAGGGCGCCTACGAGGCCGAGTCGTCGAGCCCGCAACAGCTGGCCGAGCTGACACGCGCCACCTACGACCAGTGGGGCGACATCATCCGCAAGCTGGGGCTGGTGAAGCAGCAGCAGTGA
- a CDS encoding DODA-type extradiol aromatic ring-opening family dioxygenase → MTHDDTPTSRLPTYFISHGGGPWPWMKKEMGATYDKLAASLADMPRQIGRKPSAILMVSAHWEALAFTVQGNPRPPMIYDYGGFPAHTYEVHYDSPGSPELAQRVHSLIAAAGLPVQIDPERGYDHGMFSPMAAIYPQADVPVVQLSLRRGLDPAEHLALGRAIAPLRDENVLIVGSGLSYHNLRNFGPQAHGVSKAFDDWLDEAVVKSDAAGRSAQLLDWASAPAARMAHPREEHLIPLMVAVGAAESEAGERVYHEDAFMGGLVVSSFRFGA, encoded by the coding sequence TTGACCCACGACGACACCCCCACCTCGCGCCTGCCGACCTATTTCATCTCGCACGGCGGCGGCCCCTGGCCCTGGATGAAGAAGGAAATGGGCGCCACCTACGACAAGCTCGCCGCCTCGCTGGCCGACATGCCGCGCCAGATCGGCCGCAAGCCGAGCGCCATCCTCATGGTGTCGGCGCACTGGGAGGCGCTTGCCTTCACGGTGCAGGGCAACCCCAGGCCGCCGATGATCTACGACTACGGCGGTTTCCCCGCCCACACCTACGAAGTGCACTACGACTCGCCCGGTTCGCCGGAACTCGCGCAGCGCGTGCATTCGCTGATCGCCGCCGCCGGCCTGCCGGTGCAGATCGACCCCGAGCGCGGCTACGACCACGGCATGTTCTCGCCGATGGCGGCCATCTATCCGCAGGCCGACGTGCCGGTGGTGCAACTGTCGCTGCGGCGCGGGCTCGACCCGGCGGAGCACCTGGCGCTGGGCCGCGCCATCGCACCGCTGCGCGACGAGAACGTGCTGATCGTCGGAAGCGGCCTGAGCTATCACAACCTGCGCAACTTCGGCCCGCAGGCGCACGGCGTGTCGAAGGCCTTCGACGACTGGCTCGATGAAGCGGTGGTGAAAAGCGACGCCGCCGGGCGCAGCGCGCAACTGCTCGACTGGGCTTCAGCGCCCGCGGCGCGCATGGCGCACCCGCGCGAAGAGCATCTGATTCCGCTGATGGTGGCCGTGGGCGCGGCCGAGAGCGAAGCCGGCGAGCGGGTCTATCACGAAGACGCCTTCATGGGCGGGCTCGTGGTGTCGAGCTTCCGCTTCGGCGCCTGA
- a CDS encoding Bug family tripartite tricarboxylate transporter substrate binding protein → MKKLRGTRRAFSSALGAAAFLGLAPLALAQDFPARGKPIRIVVGFTAGGGTDAQARIVAQKLGEVLGTSVIVDNKPGASTMLAANEVARALPDGYTLLYAPSSTMAQNPHTFSQVPYDPFKDFTAISMGGRGPLVLSLSTTVPVNNVKELVAYVKAHPGKVSYASFGAGTSSHIYGEAFVKKTGIDAVHIPYKGGSDAAKDLIGGRVQYMFDSASSAVITSASGKVKILAVAAGARIAALPDVPTFAEQGYAGLDLPSWLGFYGPARMPAPVIATLNAALTKVLAMPQVQEFYRSGGYEAGASTPEEFAGITRSTYDRWGAMVQQVGLAKQ, encoded by the coding sequence ATGAAGAAACTTCGGGGCACGCGCCGTGCCTTCAGTTCGGCCCTTGGTGCCGCGGCCTTCCTGGGCCTGGCGCCCCTGGCCCTGGCGCAGGACTTTCCGGCGCGCGGCAAGCCGATACGCATCGTGGTGGGCTTCACCGCCGGGGGCGGCACCGACGCGCAGGCGCGCATCGTGGCGCAGAAGCTCGGCGAGGTGCTGGGCACCAGCGTGATCGTCGACAACAAGCCGGGCGCCAGCACCATGCTCGCGGCCAACGAGGTGGCGCGCGCCCTGCCCGACGGCTACACGCTGCTGTACGCGCCCTCGTCCACCATGGCCCAGAACCCGCACACCTTCAGCCAGGTGCCCTACGACCCGTTCAAGGACTTCACCGCCATCTCGATGGGCGGACGCGGGCCGCTGGTGCTGTCGCTGAGCACCACCGTGCCGGTGAACAACGTGAAGGAACTGGTCGCCTACGTGAAGGCCCATCCGGGCAAGGTGAGCTATGCCTCTTTCGGGGCGGGCACCTCCTCGCACATCTACGGCGAGGCCTTCGTGAAGAAGACCGGCATCGACGCGGTGCACATCCCGTACAAGGGCGGCTCCGACGCGGCCAAGGACCTGATCGGCGGGCGCGTGCAGTACATGTTCGACTCCGCCTCGTCGGCCGTCATCACCTCGGCCAGCGGCAAGGTGAAGATCCTCGCGGTGGCCGCCGGCGCGCGCATCGCGGCACTGCCCGACGTGCCCACCTTCGCCGAGCAGGGCTACGCCGGGCTCGACCTGCCGAGCTGGCTGGGCTTCTACGGGCCGGCGCGCATGCCCGCGCCGGTGATCGCCACGCTCAACGCCGCACTCACGAAGGTGCTGGCGATGCCGCAGGTGCAGGAGTTCTACCGAAGCGGCGGCTACGAGGCCGGCGCCTCCACGCCCGAGGAGTTCGCCGGCATCACGCGCTCGACCTACGACCGCTGGGGCGCGATGGTGCAGCAGGTCGGGCTGGCCAAACAATGA
- a CDS encoding glycosyltransferase family 2 protein has protein sequence MNNSLHSAFLAASPRLSPPATPLRSWLIHGGVLVLWGLLFAMAFRVGNVGAWSVGVAYVLYDTVLLLFVGWMTLPILRPRPPSQPAVTGRRTTLGVIVASHNESAVLPVTLAALLGQTDVPDRIVIADDGSSDGTAELLTTRYGLVAPPLGELSAASATHPALYWLRLPHGGKAVALNAAILCIDTDTVLTVDGDTLLDSKAIAAVRRAFSEEPDLVAATGVITPVCSRTLAGRCFQWFQTYEYIRNFLSRYAWMRVNGLLLISGAFAGFRTDAVRAVGGFDTDCLVEDYELIHRLHRHAQAHGLPWTVRVLGDAQAHTDAPSSTGAFLRQRRRWFGGFLQTQYWYRAMVGDRRYGWLGIAMLPVKAIDTLQPLYGLAAFGLLLMYLVRGNFGVLAPVAGVIGAKIVLDLVFHLWSVFLYRRWIGQQSEANMAQAFLAALVEPFTFQILRHTGAAWGWWSFLTGRGTWGRQTRVGLVDADGVRRS, from the coding sequence TTGAACAATTCCCTTCATTCCGCGTTCCTGGCCGCATCGCCGCGCCTGTCTCCCCCCGCCACGCCGCTGCGAAGCTGGCTGATCCACGGCGGCGTGCTCGTGCTGTGGGGGCTGCTCTTCGCCATGGCCTTCCGCGTCGGCAACGTCGGCGCGTGGTCGGTGGGCGTGGCCTATGTGCTCTACGACACGGTGCTGCTGCTGTTCGTGGGCTGGATGACGCTGCCGATCCTGCGCCCCCGCCCTCCTTCCCAGCCGGCCGTCACTGGCCGCCGCACCACGCTGGGCGTGATCGTCGCCTCGCACAACGAATCCGCCGTGCTGCCCGTCACGCTGGCCGCCCTGCTCGGCCAGACCGACGTACCCGACCGCATCGTGATCGCCGACGACGGCTCGAGCGACGGCACCGCCGAGCTTCTCACCACGCGCTACGGCCTGGTCGCGCCGCCCCTGGGCGAACTGAGCGCGGCCAGCGCCACGCACCCCGCGCTCTACTGGCTGCGGCTGCCGCACGGCGGCAAGGCGGTGGCGCTGAACGCGGCCATCCTGTGCATCGACACCGACACCGTGCTCACTGTGGACGGCGACACGCTGCTCGACAGCAAGGCCATCGCCGCGGTCCGCCGCGCTTTTTCGGAAGAGCCCGACCTCGTGGCCGCCACCGGCGTCATCACGCCGGTGTGCAGCCGCACGCTGGCCGGGCGCTGCTTCCAGTGGTTCCAGACATACGAGTACATCCGCAACTTCCTGTCGCGCTATGCGTGGATGCGCGTCAACGGCCTGCTGCTGATCTCGGGCGCCTTTGCCGGCTTTCGCACCGATGCGGTGCGGGCAGTGGGCGGCTTCGACACCGACTGCCTGGTCGAGGACTACGAACTCATCCACCGCCTGCACCGGCACGCCCAGGCCCACGGGCTGCCGTGGACCGTGCGCGTGCTCGGCGACGCGCAGGCCCACACCGACGCGCCCAGCAGCACCGGCGCCTTCCTGCGCCAGCGCCGCCGCTGGTTCGGCGGCTTCCTGCAGACCCAGTACTGGTATCGCGCAATGGTCGGCGACCGGCGCTATGGCTGGCTCGGCATCGCGATGCTGCCGGTGAAGGCCATCGACACGCTGCAGCCGCTCTACGGGCTGGCCGCCTTCGGCCTGCTGCTGATGTACCTGGTGCGCGGCAACTTCGGCGTGCTGGCGCCAGTGGCCGGCGTGATCGGCGCGAAGATCGTGCTCGACCTGGTCTTCCACCTGTGGTCGGTGTTCCTGTATCGCCGCTGGATCGGCCAGCAGAGCGAGGCCAACATGGCGCAGGCGTTCCTGGCGGCGCTGGTGGAGCCCTTCACCTTCCAGATCCTGCGGCACACGGGCGCGGCCTGGGGGTGGTGGAGCTTCCTGACCGGGCGCGGAACCTGGGGACGGCAGACGCGCGTCGGGCTGGTGGATGCCGACGGCGTGCGCCGCAGTTGA
- a CDS encoding branched-chain amino acid ABC transporter permease: MQILTQLIFSGIALGMIYAVIAFGYQLTFATSDTLNFGQGNALMLGAMVGLTLVNMGLNYWLMIPLVCLFGAFQGAVVERIAVRPAIKIKSEFGWIMSTIALGIIFTNVAENVWGRDDLKFPSPLPESPMHFLGANVLPMEILVVVGALLMMLAVELFNRRSIYGKAVVATFNDRDAAKLMGINTGLVITFSYALSSMTAAFAGVLIAPLTLTGASMGAVLGLKAFAVAIIGGLTSGMGIVVGGIILGIAETTTGFYLSTGYKDVPGLVLLLIVLAVRPSGLFGKAAIKKV; the protein is encoded by the coding sequence ATGCAAATCCTTACCCAACTCATATTCAGCGGCATTGCGCTGGGCATGATCTACGCCGTCATCGCGTTCGGCTATCAGCTCACCTTCGCCACTTCGGACACACTGAACTTCGGCCAGGGCAACGCCCTCATGCTCGGCGCGATGGTCGGCCTCACGCTGGTGAACATGGGGCTGAACTACTGGCTGATGATCCCGCTGGTGTGCCTGTTCGGCGCCTTCCAGGGGGCGGTGGTGGAGCGCATCGCGGTGCGCCCCGCGATCAAGATCAAGTCGGAGTTCGGCTGGATCATGTCCACCATCGCGCTGGGCATCATCTTCACCAACGTGGCAGAGAACGTCTGGGGCCGCGACGACCTGAAGTTCCCGTCGCCGCTGCCGGAGTCGCCGATGCACTTCCTGGGCGCCAACGTGCTGCCGATGGAAATACTGGTGGTCGTCGGCGCGCTGCTCATGATGCTGGCGGTGGAGCTGTTCAACCGCCGCTCGATCTACGGCAAGGCGGTGGTCGCCACCTTCAACGACCGCGACGCCGCCAAGCTCATGGGCATCAACACCGGCCTGGTCATCACCTTCTCGTATGCGCTGTCGTCCATGACGGCGGCCTTTGCCGGCGTGCTGATCGCGCCGCTCACGCTGACCGGCGCCTCGATGGGCGCGGTGCTCGGCCTGAAGGCATTCGCGGTCGCCATCATCGGCGGGCTGACCAGCGGCATGGGCATCGTGGTGGGCGGGATCATCCTGGGCATTGCCGAGACCACCACCGGCTTCTACCTGAGCACCGGCTACAAGGACGTGCCCGGGCTGGTGCTGCTGCTGATCGTGCTGGCCGTGCGCCCGTCGGGCCTGTTCGGCAAGGCCGCCATCAAGAAGGTGTGA
- a CDS encoding ABC transporter ATP-binding protein, translating into MLTIQNLFAGYGKVQVLHGISIEVPKGKVVTLIGSNGAGKTTTMRAVSGMIAPTAGEITLNGKRIDGLESFHIAKQGLAHSPEGRRVFATMTVTDNLTLGAFPRLTGSRPRGDVAGDLERALELFPRLKERRTQLAGTLSGGEQQMLAMARAVMLNPEVVLLDEPSMGLAPILVAEVFRIIERLKGEGVTMLLVEQFAAAALGVADYGYVLENGRISLHGPAEKLRSDPAVKAAYLGGGH; encoded by the coding sequence ATGCTGACCATCCAGAATCTTTTTGCCGGCTACGGCAAGGTGCAGGTGCTGCACGGCATTTCGATCGAGGTGCCCAAGGGCAAGGTCGTGACGCTGATCGGCTCCAACGGCGCCGGCAAGACCACCACCATGCGCGCCGTGTCGGGAATGATCGCGCCCACGGCCGGCGAGATCACGCTCAACGGCAAGCGCATCGACGGCCTGGAGTCGTTCCACATCGCCAAGCAGGGCCTGGCGCATTCGCCCGAAGGCCGGCGCGTGTTCGCGACCATGACCGTCACCGACAACCTCACGCTGGGCGCCTTCCCGCGCCTGACCGGCAGCCGCCCGCGCGGCGACGTGGCGGGCGACCTGGAGCGCGCGCTCGAACTCTTTCCGCGCCTGAAGGAGCGCCGCACGCAACTTGCCGGCACGCTGTCTGGCGGCGAGCAGCAGATGCTGGCTATGGCCCGCGCGGTGATGCTGAACCCCGAGGTGGTGCTGCTCGACGAGCCTTCGATGGGCCTGGCGCCGATCCTGGTGGCCGAGGTGTTCCGCATCATCGAGCGGCTCAAGGGCGAGGGCGTGACGATGCTGCTGGTGGAGCAGTTCGCCGCAGCCGCGCTCGGCGTGGCCGACTACGGCTATGTGCTGGAGAACGGGCGCATTTCGCTGCACGGGCCGGCGGAGAAATTGCGCAGCGACCCGGCGGTGAAGGCGGCCTACCTGGGGGGTGGGCATTAG
- a CDS encoding LysR family transcriptional regulator, with protein sequence MDRMTSLRVFREVVEAGSFVAAAERLGMSPPMASKHVAQLEKSLGARLLHRSSRHLSLTEAGTAWYEQSRRALDLLDAAEAAIGQTHDTPRGQLKVSAPVWCATPRFARMLADYRARYPEVLVDMHLENRKVDLAADGYDLALRATQEPSPALIARPLCSVPFHLVGTPACVERAGGLPALPADLARLGAIVPSYVNLDNLALKGPGGRMFPLRLAPAMRSDDTTLTLHAVRADMGIAYMPSWLVEEDIASGRLLRLLPEFHSVPVTLFAVYTSRQYMSSKLRTFIDFLSEQLG encoded by the coding sequence ATGGACCGCATGACCAGCCTGCGCGTGTTCCGCGAAGTCGTCGAGGCCGGCAGCTTCGTGGCTGCCGCCGAGCGGCTGGGCATGTCGCCGCCGATGGCCAGCAAGCATGTGGCGCAGCTGGAGAAATCGCTCGGCGCGCGGCTGCTGCATCGCTCCAGCCGCCACCTGAGCCTGACCGAGGCGGGCACCGCCTGGTACGAGCAGAGCCGCCGCGCGCTCGACCTGCTGGACGCTGCGGAGGCCGCCATCGGCCAGACCCACGACACGCCGCGCGGCCAGCTCAAGGTGAGCGCGCCCGTGTGGTGCGCCACGCCGCGCTTCGCGCGCATGCTGGCCGACTACCGCGCCCGGTACCCCGAAGTGCTGGTCGACATGCACCTGGAAAATCGCAAGGTCGATCTCGCGGCCGACGGCTACGACCTGGCCCTGCGCGCGACGCAGGAGCCGTCGCCGGCGCTCATCGCGCGGCCGCTGTGCAGCGTGCCTTTCCATCTGGTCGGCACGCCGGCCTGCGTCGAGAGGGCGGGCGGATTGCCCGCGCTGCCGGCCGACCTGGCGAGGCTGGGCGCCATCGTGCCGAGCTACGTGAACCTGGACAACCTCGCGCTCAAGGGGCCGGGCGGGCGCATGTTCCCGCTGCGGCTGGCGCCGGCCATGCGCTCAGACGACACCACGCTCACGCTGCATGCGGTGCGGGCGGACATGGGCATCGCCTACATGCCCTCGTGGCTGGTCGAAGAAGACATCGCCAGCGGGCGGCTGCTGCGGCTGCTGCCGGAGTTCCATTCCGTGCCTGTCACGCTGTTTGCGGTCTACACGAGCCGGCAGTACATGTCGTCGAAGCTGCGGACCTTCATCGACTTTCTGAGCGAGCAGCTCGGGTAG
- a CDS encoding cytochrome b yields MLPQTRYTRTAIALHWVIALLMAVNIALILLVDRYPDDWVRPAVDTHKSIGITVLGLVILRILWRFTHKPPAMPGSYGAFERFAAHAAHGVLYLLMVLLPLSGWMHDSAWKDAGTHPMYLFGLFEWPRIGWIMAIEPTLKETWHTVLGGVHAWAGYVLYAMFGLHVLGALKHQFLDGERELQRMWPGARG; encoded by the coding sequence ATGCTCCCACAAACCCGCTACACCCGAACCGCGATCGCCTTGCACTGGGTCATCGCTTTGCTCATGGCCGTCAACATCGCGCTGATCCTGCTGGTCGACCGCTACCCCGACGACTGGGTGCGCCCGGCGGTCGACACCCACAAGTCGATCGGCATCACGGTGCTGGGGCTGGTCATCCTGCGAATCCTCTGGCGCTTCACGCACAAGCCGCCGGCCATGCCGGGCTCCTACGGCGCGTTCGAGCGCTTCGCCGCGCACGCGGCCCACGGCGTGCTGTACCTGCTGATGGTGCTGCTGCCGCTGTCGGGCTGGATGCACGACTCGGCCTGGAAGGACGCCGGCACCCACCCGATGTACCTGTTCGGCCTGTTCGAGTGGCCGCGCATCGGCTGGATCATGGCCATCGAGCCCACCCTCAAGGAAACCTGGCACACCGTGCTGGGCGGCGTGCACGCCTGGGCCGGCTATGTGCTGTACGCGATGTTCGGGCTGCACGTGCTGGGCGCGCTGAAGCACCAGTTCCTGGACGGCGAGCGCGAGCTGCAGCGCATGTGGCCGGGAGCACGCGGATGA
- a CDS encoding branched-chain amino acid ABC transporter ATP-binding protein/permease — protein MKTSHLLLAVAGVAALLLFPIGVDNPYYIHLLETIMIYAILLFGLDIVVGYTGQVSLGHAGLFGLGAYAAGVLVFKLSAPFWITVPFAIVFTAGFGALLALPALRVSGPYLAMVTLAFGTIIQILINEMSFLTDGPMGIKLEKPALFGHKLDDREYYWVVAVLMVLSLVVVHRILRSHLGRAFEALRGSPVASDCMGVSVYRYKVYAFVISAGFAGLAGCLYAYSEQYISPNSYNFELTVLFLLAVIMGGRKSRIGSMLGATIIVLLPKLLDDVVLFRYVSVGLAVAVLVAAVVAVRRQRATPGQMAIPVVGSIALAGLAFWLDAMTDWRLSIFGVIMLFVIYYLQDGIVGFVRKALNMRRPVASVVAADVDAAPADAVSTAAHAGGTEDVLEASGVLMQFGGLKALNNVDLRIKRGTIHGLIGPNGSGKSTMMNVLTGIYVPTAGAISFGGRSLVGRTSADIALSGIARTFQNVQLFGEMTALQNVQVGLHHSFASNLLDVAAGTPRYRRESAAAVQRGLGLLKFVGLESFATEEARNLPYGKQRLLEIARALALDPQLLLLDEPAAGLTAPDIKELLTIIRKIREHGVTVILIEHHMDVVMSMCDTVSVLDFGQKIAEGEPARVQADEKVIEAYLGGGA, from the coding sequence ATGAAAACCAGCCATCTCCTCCTGGCAGTAGCGGGCGTGGCGGCGCTGCTGCTGTTCCCGATCGGCGTCGACAACCCGTACTACATCCACCTGCTCGAGACCATCATGATCTACGCGATCCTGCTGTTCGGGCTGGACATCGTGGTGGGCTACACCGGCCAGGTCTCGCTGGGCCACGCGGGCCTGTTCGGCCTGGGCGCCTATGCGGCCGGCGTGCTGGTGTTCAAGCTGTCGGCGCCGTTCTGGATCACGGTGCCGTTCGCCATCGTGTTCACGGCCGGCTTCGGCGCGCTGCTGGCGTTGCCGGCGCTGCGCGTGTCGGGGCCTTACCTGGCGATGGTCACGCTGGCCTTCGGCACCATCATCCAGATCCTCATCAACGAGATGAGCTTCCTGACCGACGGGCCGATGGGCATCAAGCTGGAGAAGCCCGCGCTCTTCGGCCACAAGCTCGACGACCGCGAGTACTACTGGGTGGTGGCGGTGCTGATGGTGCTGTCGCTGGTGGTGGTGCACCGCATCCTGCGCTCGCACCTGGGGCGGGCCTTCGAGGCGCTGCGCGGCAGTCCGGTGGCATCGGACTGCATGGGCGTGTCGGTGTACCGCTACAAGGTCTATGCCTTCGTCATCAGCGCCGGCTTTGCGGGGCTGGCGGGCTGCCTGTATGCGTACTCCGAGCAGTACATCTCGCCCAACTCCTACAACTTCGAGCTCACCGTGCTGTTCCTGCTGGCGGTGATCATGGGCGGGCGCAAGAGCCGCATCGGCTCCATGCTGGGCGCCACCATCATCGTGCTGCTGCCCAAGCTGCTGGACGACGTGGTGCTGTTCCGCTACGTGTCGGTGGGGCTGGCCGTGGCGGTGCTGGTGGCGGCGGTGGTCGCCGTGCGGCGCCAGCGCGCCACGCCCGGGCAGATGGCCATTCCGGTGGTCGGGAGCATCGCGCTCGCGGGCCTGGCCTTCTGGCTCGACGCAATGACCGACTGGCGGCTGTCGATCTTCGGCGTGATCATGCTGTTCGTCATCTACTACCTGCAGGACGGCATCGTCGGCTTCGTGCGCAAGGCGCTGAACATGCGCCGGCCCGTGGCGTCGGTGGTGGCGGCGGATGTCGATGCGGCGCCGGCCGACGCGGTGTCCACCGCGGCCCATGCCGGCGGCACCGAAGACGTGCTCGAGGCCTCGGGCGTGCTGATGCAGTTCGGCGGCCTGAAGGCGCTCAACAACGTCGACCTGCGCATCAAGCGCGGCACCATCCACGGCCTGATCGGGCCCAACGGTTCCGGCAAGAGCACCATGATGAACGTGCTGACCGGCATCTACGTGCCGACGGCCGGCGCCATCTCCTTCGGCGGGCGTTCGCTGGTGGGGCGCACCTCGGCGGACATCGCGCTGTCGGGCATCGCGCGCACCTTCCAGAACGTGCAGCTGTTCGGCGAGATGACGGCGCTGCAGAACGTGCAGGTCGGCCTGCACCACAGCTTTGCCAGCAACCTGCTCGACGTGGCGGCCGGTACGCCGCGCTACCGGCGCGAGAGCGCAGCGGCGGTGCAGCGCGGGCTGGGGCTGCTGAAGTTCGTCGGCTTGGAGTCGTTTGCCACCGAGGAGGCGCGCAACCTGCCCTACGGCAAGCAGCGCCTGCTGGAGATCGCGCGGGCGCTGGCGCTCGACCCGCAACTGCTGCTGCTCGACGAGCCGGCCGCCGGGCTGACCGCGCCCGACATCAAGGAACTGCTCACCATCATCCGCAAGATCCGCGAGCACGGCGTGACCGTGATCCTGATCGAGCACCACATGGACGTGGTGATGAGCATGTGCGACACCGTCTCGGTGCTCGACTTCGGCCAGAAGATCGCCGAAGGCGAGCCGGCCAGGGTGCAGGCCGACGAGAAGGTGATCGAGGCCTATCTGGGCGGCGGCGCATGA